From the genome of bacterium CG_4_10_14_0_2_um_filter_33_32:
ATAGCAATAGCCGAACTTAGTGTTCCAATAAAGATGCCAGTTAAAATCTCTAGGCTTATAATAAGAAATAACCTATCCTTAAGATAATCCATACTATTGCTTTGTGATATAACTGTCCAATATTTAGTCATCATTGGAGATACAAAATAAACGCTTGTGAATATAATGATAAAACATGCAATGGCGCCAATAATTCCATAAAGAGCGCCCTCAAAAATGAATGGAGCTCTTACATACCAATTCGTAGCGCCTACTAATTTCATAATTTCAACTTCTTCTCTTCTGGAATAAATTGTAATTCTAATGGTGTTAAAAATGATAAGAAAAGAGATACCTACAAAAATTATAGTTAATGATAAACCTGCTTTTTTAATAAAATTAGTAAATTTAACAAGAGTTTCAAAAATATTCTGCTTTTCTCTATAATTTACTTTATCAACTATTGAACGATATTGTTCCGTTTCGGCGATATCGACTATTTTTTGAAGCTTATTTGGATCATTAAGTTTAACCTCTAAGCTAGCCCACAAAGGATTATCTCCGGGTTCAAGCTCAGAAGAAATTTCTTTATTTTTTTCATTTAAATTTTTGAATTCTTCCCATGCTTGTTCTTTTGATTTAAAGTAAATATTCCCTACACCCTGCTCCTGACCGATAGCCGTTTTTAATGAATTTATTTTTTCTATTGGAGCATTGTCTTTCACTCTAACACTTAAATCAATTTTTTCACTGATTTTTTTAACGGTTTCATTTACACCAATATTCAAAATTACAAACAAGCTTAGGATAAAAAGGGTTATTACCATAACAAAAACTGCAGCAATAGAAAGCCATCCATTCCTCCAAAAATTTCTAGCACCCATTTTAAATATTCTTTTTATTCCTGCTAAAGTCATAGTTTAACCTTTAACTATAAAACATAGCCAGCTACTTCTTTATCGTAGCTTACCGTTCCCCTCTCTATAGCAACAACTCTTTTTTGAAGCCTGTTTACTATTTCTTTGTTATGAGTAGCCATAATTACTGTTGTACCAAGCTCATTAATTTTTAAAAGAATTTGTATGATACCCCATGCAGTTTTCGGATCAAGATTTCCTGTAGGCTCATCAGCAATTAATATTTTTGGCTGATGTGCTAAAGCCCTGGCTATCGCAACCCTCTGAACCTCTCCGCCTGATAATTCTTCAGGGAATACATCTTTTTTGTCGACCAAACCTACTAAGGATAAAATTTTTGGTACTATTATTTTTATGTTCTTACTAGGCTCACCTGAAACTTCCATGGCAAAAGCAATATTTTCATACACGGTCACTCTCGGCAATAATTTAAAATCCTGAAAAATAACCCCTAGCTTTCTGCGGTAATAAGGAATACGGCTTGGTTTAAGACGGGTAATATTTATTTCGCCTACAACTATTTGTCCGTTGGTTGGACTTTCTTCGGCAATAAGAATTTTAATCAGGGTTGATTTTCCTGCACCTGATGGACCAACAATAGAGACAAACTCTTTTTCTTTTATCTTTAAGTTTATGTCCTTTAAGGCTACTGTTCCGTTTTGATAAATTTTATCTACTTTTGAAAATTGAATCATAAATACTTATAGTGCG
Proteins encoded in this window:
- the ftsE gene encoding cell division ATP-binding protein FtsE; the encoded protein is MIQFSKVDKIYQNGTVALKDINLKIKEKEFVSIVGPSGAGKSTLIKILIAEESPTNGQIVVGEINITRLKPSRIPYYRRKLGVIFQDFKLLPRVTVYENIAFAMEVSGEPSKNIKIIVPKILSLVGLVDKKDVFPEELSGGEVQRVAIARALAHQPKILIADEPTGNLDPKTAWGIIQILLKINELGTTVIMATHNKEIVNRLQKRVVAIERGTVSYDKEVAGYVL